A stretch of the Streptomyces sp. NBC_00078 genome encodes the following:
- a CDS encoding cellulose binding domain-containing protein, which translates to MSTHRRKVSGRNKVIGGVVAAAVVGGGVLLLTSTAQAAGIGAAYTKTSDWSTGYTAQYVVTNNSGQTEKAWKLEFDLPSGARLSSLWNAESSVSGQHVTVTPPKWDTDGLAPGKSVTVGFVVNGAADPKSCLIDGANCSADDGATPEPSGRPTGSPTPTATPTSKPTPTPIKSATPTPTPTPSQSSGTGTTASAGFAPYVDTSLYPAFDLLASAEATGVKNYNLAFVTDGGGCTPKWGGVSDLGSDGVASQIGALRAKGGDVRVSFGGASGSELATTCSSADALAAAYGKVVDAYKLTKVDFDVEGGALPNTTANTNRAKAIAKLEAAHPGLDVSFTLPVMPEGLTQDGVNLLSNAKSNGVKISAVNIMAMDYGASYSGDMGTYAEQAATATQAQVKSVLGLSDSAAWKAVAVTPMIGVNDVSSEVFKADDAAQLVTFAKSKGLGWLSMWSATRDKQCDGGAKPTADATCSSIVQDKFAFSKAFGAFN; encoded by the coding sequence ATGAGCACGCACCGGCGCAAGGTGAGCGGCAGAAACAAGGTGATCGGTGGGGTGGTCGCCGCGGCGGTGGTGGGCGGTGGGGTCCTCCTGCTCACCAGTACCGCCCAGGCGGCCGGAATCGGCGCCGCCTACACCAAGACCAGCGACTGGTCGACCGGTTACACCGCGCAGTACGTCGTCACGAACAACAGCGGCCAGACGGAGAAGGCCTGGAAGCTGGAGTTCGACCTGCCCTCCGGCGCCAGGCTCAGCTCGCTGTGGAACGCCGAGTCCAGCGTGAGCGGACAGCACGTCACGGTGACACCGCCCAAGTGGGACACCGACGGCCTCGCGCCAGGCAAGTCCGTCACCGTCGGCTTCGTCGTCAACGGAGCGGCCGACCCGAAGAGCTGTCTCATCGACGGCGCCAACTGCTCCGCGGACGACGGCGCGACCCCCGAGCCGAGCGGCCGCCCCACCGGGTCCCCGACCCCGACCGCGACACCCACCTCCAAGCCGACCCCGACCCCCATCAAGTCGGCCACCCCCACGCCCACCCCCACCCCGTCCCAGAGTTCAGGCACCGGCACCACGGCGAGCGCCGGCTTCGCGCCCTACGTCGACACCTCCCTCTACCCGGCCTTCGACCTGCTCGCGAGCGCCGAGGCGACCGGGGTGAAGAACTACAACCTCGCCTTCGTCACCGACGGCGGCGGCTGCACGCCGAAGTGGGGCGGGGTCAGCGACCTCGGCAGCGACGGGGTGGCCTCACAGATCGGCGCGCTGCGCGCCAAGGGCGGCGACGTCCGGGTCTCCTTCGGCGGTGCGTCCGGTTCCGAGCTGGCGACGACGTGCTCCTCGGCGGACGCGCTGGCGGCGGCGTACGGCAAGGTCGTGGACGCGTACAAGCTGACCAAGGTCGACTTCGACGTGGAGGGCGGCGCACTGCCGAACACCACGGCGAACACCAACCGCGCGAAGGCGATAGCCAAGCTTGAGGCGGCCCACCCCGGACTGGACGTCTCCTTCACCCTCCCGGTGATGCCGGAGGGCCTCACCCAGGACGGCGTGAACCTGCTGTCCAACGCCAAGTCCAACGGCGTGAAGATCTCCGCGGTCAACATCATGGCGATGGACTACGGCGCCTCGTACAGCGGCGACATGGGCACATACGCCGAGCAGGCCGCCACCGCCACGCAGGCCCAGGTCAAGAGTGTGCTGGGGCTGTCCGACAGCGCTGCCTGGAAGGCGGTCGCCGTCACCCCGATGATCGGCGTCAACGACGTCTCGTCGGAGGTCTTCAAGGCCGACGACGCCGCGCAACTGGTGACCTTCGCCAAGTCCAAGGGCCTCGGCTGGCTGTCGATGTGGTCGGCGACCCGCGACAAGCAGTGCGACGGCGGCGCCAAGCCCACCGCCGACGCCACCTGCAGCTCGATCGTCCAGGACAAGTTCGCCTTCTCGAAGGCGTTCGGGGCGTTCAACTGA
- a CDS encoding GH1 family beta-glucosidase → MLETAQPTTPVTFPPAFLWGAATSAYQIEGAVREGGRTPSIWDTFSHTPGRTAGGEHGDIAVDHYHRYREDVALMAELGLSAYRFSISWPRVQPTGRGPAVQVGLDFYRRLVDELLAHGIKPAVTLYHWDLPQELEDAGGWPERDTALRFAEYAQIVGEALGDRVEQWITLNEPWCSAFLGYGSGVHAPGRTEPEATLRAAHHLNLAHGLGTSALRSVMPARNSVAISLNSSVVRPLSPGAPADLAAVRKIDDLANGVFHGPILHGAYPESLFAATEPITDWSYVLDGDLRAINQPLDALGLNYYTPSLVSAADARLTGPRADGHGASTHSPWPGADDVAFHQAPGERTEMGWSIDPTGLHELIMRYSREAPGLPLYITENGAAYDDKPDSDGRVHDPERIAYLQGHLSAVRRAITDGADVRGYYLWSLMDNFEWAYGYQKRFGAVYVDYATLARTPKSSARWYGRAARTGTLPAVAGD, encoded by the coding sequence ATGCTTGAAACCGCACAGCCGACGACTCCGGTGACCTTTCCCCCCGCCTTCCTCTGGGGGGCGGCGACCTCCGCGTACCAGATCGAAGGGGCGGTGCGGGAGGGCGGTCGTACGCCCTCGATCTGGGACACCTTCAGCCATACCCCTGGCAGGACGGCCGGCGGTGAGCACGGTGACATCGCTGTCGACCACTACCACCGGTACCGCGAAGACGTGGCGCTCATGGCCGAGTTGGGCCTGTCCGCGTACCGCTTCTCGATCTCCTGGCCGCGGGTGCAGCCGACGGGGCGGGGTCCGGCCGTGCAGGTGGGCCTGGACTTCTACCGGCGGCTCGTGGACGAGCTGCTCGCCCACGGCATCAAGCCCGCCGTCACCCTCTACCACTGGGATCTGCCGCAGGAGCTGGAGGACGCGGGCGGCTGGCCGGAGCGGGACACGGCGCTGCGGTTCGCCGAGTACGCGCAGATCGTCGGGGAGGCGCTGGGCGACCGCGTGGAGCAGTGGATCACTCTCAACGAGCCGTGGTGCAGCGCGTTTCTGGGCTACGGCTCAGGGGTGCACGCGCCGGGCCGTACGGAGCCGGAGGCCACGCTCAGGGCCGCACACCATCTCAACCTGGCCCACGGACTGGGCACTTCGGCCCTGCGGTCGGTGATGCCGGCCCGCAACTCGGTCGCCATCAGTCTCAACTCATCGGTGGTCAGGCCGCTTTCACCGGGGGCCCCGGCCGATCTGGCGGCGGTGCGGAAGATCGACGACCTGGCCAACGGTGTCTTCCACGGCCCGATCCTGCACGGGGCGTACCCGGAGTCGCTGTTCGCGGCGACCGAGCCGATCACCGACTGGTCGTACGTCCTCGACGGGGACCTGCGCGCGATCAACCAGCCGCTGGACGCGCTGGGCCTCAACTACTACACCCCGTCGCTGGTTTCGGCGGCGGACGCCCGGCTCACCGGCCCGCGCGCCGACGGCCACGGCGCCAGTACCCACTCCCCCTGGCCGGGCGCGGACGACGTCGCCTTCCACCAGGCTCCGGGCGAGCGCACCGAGATGGGCTGGTCGATCGACCCGACGGGCCTGCACGAGCTGATCATGCGGTACTCGCGGGAGGCGCCGGGCCTGCCCCTCTACATCACGGAGAACGGCGCGGCCTACGACGACAAGCCCGACTCCGACGGCCGCGTCCACGACCCCGAGCGCATCGCCTATCTGCAGGGCCACCTCTCGGCTGTGCGCCGGGCGATCACCGACGGCGCGGACGTCCGCGGCTACTACCTGTGGTCCCTGATGGACAACTTCGAGTGGGCGTACGGCTACCAGAAGCGATTCGGCGCGGTCTACGTCGACTACGCGACCCTTGCCCGTACGCCGAAGTCGAGCGCCCGCTGGTACGGGCGGGCGGCCCGGACGGGGACGCTGCCTGCGGTGGCGGGCGACTAG